The Primulina eburnea isolate SZY01 chromosome 12, ASM2296580v1, whole genome shotgun sequence genome includes the window caattttgatatatgaattaaaaataaataaaaaaaagaaaggaTTAAAAAAACTCAAGAAAGAATTGAAACCACATCTTTAAATATTAGAAACAAAGATTCTATCCACCAAACCACACGTGGCTTGCATTAAGAttttaacactttattaatatatataattatattaaaacaGACCATGAAACCAAAAGTTAATTACTGTTTCAAACTTAATAGATAGTATAGATGTGCTTCATATGAGATCGATTTTGAGTAGTAGCACAAGTCAATCTTGGGTCACATGATTCTCAATGAAAGGTCTATCCCGGCCCGACATATGGGATTAAATTGGGATGATAGGAGAAAATATATATCTTCTAAATTACACGTATATGCATGAATGGAAAATGGAGGGGAGCTAAAAAGTTGGTTAAGGGTGGGGAAATTATGAGCCGAAGAACGGTTAAAGGGCAGTTGTCAACCGTTAATGATTCTGTTCTCTTCCCcgcatttttctcttcttttaatACCTAACATATTCCCATCAATTCCTTTCAAACAAATATGAAGCACATCTCCATTAcgtttctctcttaattccctTATTTTTTTCTGTTGatcttataatatatataaaagaaagtTTGCGGCCATTTATCTCTCATTAATAAGGAAGCGCCAAAATGGTAATCCTCTTACAATTTCTTCACTTCTTTTGATTCAGCAATGATGGATGGTTAAATATTTCGGTCTTTAGCgattttttattatcatttctTTGCTGCTGCATGGAAATTAGGTTTTTCAATGCTAAATAATCTGTCGTCAAATCGGTCGCTGAAATCTGGGATTTTTTGGGTGGTATTTTGTAACATTTTGTTAATATATTTTGTTAGTTAATGATtgtgtaaaataaaattttatttttgagtttttatttaCCTATGTTTTCcgcacaaaataaaaaattatatgggGAAGGGCGTGGGAAAAAATTAATGTGTTTTTTGACACCGAATATTggttcaattgtctcgaggaaATGTGGAAAGCGCCTTTTATAATTGAAAAAGTGAATTTCTTGTTTCCAATAGAGTAGGGATCATCAATTATATGAAATTGTGTGGTTTGCAGtgaatttttaaaagatttattgaATGGTAACGAAAACAAAATGGGTACTACACTACAAAATTGATTAAACTTGTTCTTTAATATATCTTAGTATTTTATACCCATAAACTTCCCGGAGAAGGGTGTGTTGAAACTAAACAAATTTGTTGGTTGAAAATATAGGCAAATGCTGCGTCTGGAACAGCGGTGCACGATGATTGCAAGCTGCGATTCTTGGAACTAAAAGCAAAAAGAAACCATCGTTTCATAATATTCAAGATCGACGGGCAACAGGTGGTCGTGGAGAAACTGGGGAGCCCCGGAGACAGTTACGATGATTTCGCAGCCGCACTTCCTTCTGACGAGTGTCGCTATGCTGTCTTCGATTTCGATTTCATCACCGATGAAAATGTGCAGAAGAGCAAGATTTACTTCATTGCATGGTAACTACTTCTATCCTATTCTATCTTTAATTCATTAGTACAATTTAATGAATATGGTCCTTTTGCTCTTGTTTTGATCAGCCATAGATTACTATTGCAAGCCCAACTAAATGTTTTTCACTTTGTAAAAGTTGCTTTTATCAACAAGTTTTGATCAGTCATAGATTTGAATAATCGTTTTCCTTCAAGAACCAGACAACCTTGTCCTAAAATTTACCTATTGATGTTTGttatattaaatttctttggacATAATTAGGTCGCCAGAGACATCGAAGGTAAGAATGAAGATGGTGTACGCTAGCTCGAAGGACAGATTCAAGAGGGAACTGGATGGAATTCAAGTGGAGTTGCAGGCAACGGATCCCAGTGAGATGAGCTTCGATATCATTAAAGCTCGCGCAATCTGATCCATACAATTTTTCGGGTTGGCTCTTTCCTCAAGTGTATCAAAATTTATGTTTTGTAGTATTCATTTATTAGCTAGCTAACtttttatgtaatattatgTCAAGAATCCAGTATATATTATAATCTGAACTTTTCGAATTTAATTATGCCATATGGTTTAAGACTTCTTTGTcgcttaaatattattttttgttcttaCATATCAAAAGAAATATTATCCATTTGGATTGGGCGAAAGGGCCTTGTTTTGGATGAACACCTGCATGCACCCAACACAGGGGGAGAGTACTCCCGGTAATATC containing:
- the LOC140807569 gene encoding actin-depolymerizing factor 7 gives rise to the protein MANAASGTAVHDDCKLRFLELKAKRNHRFIIFKIDGQQVVVEKLGSPGDSYDDFAAALPSDECRYAVFDFDFITDENVQKSKIYFIAWSPETSKVRMKMVYASSKDRFKRELDGIQVELQATDPSEMSFDIIKARAI